The following are encoded together in the Flavihumibacter fluvii genome:
- a CDS encoding xanthine dehydrogenase family protein molybdopterin-binding subunit, with the protein MNTKLHRRHFIKLSSAAGGSLILGMMLPMACKTGTKVEVAACDPLQPMPYLKIESTGDITIYFARAEMGQGVNTSLPMILAEELDADWAKVKTDLLPYGVTIERADKPAFGGYYTTGGSQSVLTDWNEMRRVGATAKAMLVSAAAKKWNIAESDCSTANSVVTNTKSKETLTYAELVCDAIKLPVPKDVKLKEAKDFTLIGKPAPRKNLGNMITGKTKYGIDVKVDGMVYAVVERCPVLQGKVKSFDDSACKNISGYLKAIQFDGAGAPMHIHSGVAILATSIWSAMKARKLLKVEWDEAGHGNESTDELFKTFESRSKNKPAIEVFKKGDPAKVKATAVNTLESAFAAPFLAHGTMEPINVIAQVQNGKAEFWCGNQFPEFAPPTLATELGIDPKNIQINLAYIGGGFGRRLFFDYMLEAAKIARQYDKPVKVIWDRVDDIRNDAFRPANYHRMKASWDDTGKLLSWQHHYVGSSINLMLEGPDAKVIGDMNGGATADFWYDIPNVKTGFTHVDFNLQRGWLRAVEININVFPVESFIDELAVKLKKDPVQFRLDLLSTMPKRMTEYPFQDPQRIAGVLKLVADKIGYAQPLQPNHYIGVATHHFSFCPTYVAHAIEIEMLAPKKFRIVKVVAAVDCGIVVNPDGLLNQMQGALAFALTQALKGEITIKNGRVEQDSFFNYELLRYPEMPPIDVHVVQSAEPCGGIGEVGMPTVAPALCNALAAAGQRPYRLPLKKDGYEWV; encoded by the coding sequence ATGAATACCAAATTGCATAGACGCCATTTCATCAAACTCAGTTCAGCCGCAGGCGGCAGCCTTATCCTTGGCATGATGCTGCCAATGGCTTGCAAAACAGGCACCAAAGTGGAAGTGGCAGCATGCGACCCTTTGCAGCCTATGCCTTACCTGAAAATTGAATCAACCGGCGATATTACCATATATTTTGCCCGCGCAGAAATGGGCCAGGGCGTAAACACCTCGCTGCCAATGATACTTGCGGAAGAGCTCGACGCCGACTGGGCCAAAGTGAAAACCGACCTGCTGCCATATGGCGTAACAATTGAAAGGGCCGACAAGCCTGCATTTGGTGGCTACTATACCACCGGCGGGAGCCAAAGCGTATTAACCGACTGGAACGAAATGCGCAGGGTGGGCGCTACTGCGAAAGCTATGCTGGTAAGTGCTGCCGCAAAAAAATGGAATATTGCGGAATCTGATTGCAGCACAGCCAATAGTGTGGTCACCAATACAAAGTCGAAAGAAACATTAACCTATGCTGAACTCGTTTGCGATGCCATTAAGCTGCCCGTTCCAAAAGATGTGAAACTTAAAGAGGCCAAAGACTTCACCCTCATAGGAAAGCCTGCCCCAAGGAAAAACCTGGGTAACATGATCACCGGCAAAACAAAATATGGCATCGATGTAAAAGTTGACGGCATGGTATATGCCGTTGTTGAACGCTGCCCCGTGCTGCAGGGAAAAGTAAAATCATTTGACGACAGCGCCTGTAAAAATATAAGTGGTTATTTAAAAGCCATACAGTTCGACGGTGCAGGGGCACCCATGCATATACATTCCGGCGTGGCCATCCTGGCAACAAGTATATGGAGCGCCATGAAAGCCAGAAAGCTGTTGAAAGTGGAATGGGATGAAGCCGGCCATGGTAACGAATCCACAGATGAACTGTTTAAAACATTTGAATCAAGATCGAAGAACAAACCTGCTATTGAAGTCTTTAAGAAAGGCGATCCGGCTAAAGTGAAAGCAACCGCAGTGAATACCCTGGAGTCGGCGTTTGCTGCACCCTTCCTTGCCCACGGAACCATGGAACCCATCAATGTCATTGCTCAGGTGCAGAACGGTAAAGCGGAATTTTGGTGCGGTAACCAGTTCCCTGAATTTGCCCCTCCTACACTTGCCACTGAACTGGGCATTGACCCCAAAAATATACAGATCAACCTGGCCTATATCGGTGGCGGATTTGGAAGAAGGCTCTTTTTCGATTATATGCTGGAAGCGGCAAAGATTGCCAGGCAATACGACAAGCCCGTTAAGGTTATCTGGGACAGGGTGGATGATATCCGCAACGATGCATTCAGGCCTGCCAATTACCACCGTATGAAAGCATCCTGGGACGATACAGGAAAACTTTTGTCCTGGCAGCACCATTATGTTGGCAGCTCTATCAACCTGATGCTGGAAGGGCCGGATGCAAAAGTTATCGGGGATATGAATGGCGGTGCTACCGCCGATTTCTGGTACGACATTCCCAATGTAAAAACCGGGTTCACACATGTTGATTTTAACCTCCAGCGCGGCTGGCTGCGTGCTGTGGAAATCAATATCAATGTTTTTCCTGTTGAATCTTTCATTGACGAATTGGCTGTAAAACTGAAAAAGGACCCGGTGCAATTCAGGCTGGACCTGCTTTCCACGATGCCAAAGCGCATGACCGAATACCCATTCCAGGATCCGCAGCGCATAGCCGGCGTGTTGAAACTCGTTGCGGATAAAATAGGTTACGCACAACCCTTACAACCCAACCATTATATAGGTGTGGCCACACACCATTTCTCCTTCTGCCCTACTTATGTAGCGCATGCTATAGAAATTGAAATGCTTGCCCCTAAGAAATTCAGGATAGTAAAAGTGGTAGCAGCGGTAGACTGTGGCATTGTAGTGAATCCCGATGGTTTGCTTAACCAGATGCAGGGAGCCCTTGCCTTCGCGCTTACCCAGGCACTCAAAGGCGAGATCACCATAAAAAATGGCCGCGTTGAACAGGATAGTTTTTTTAATTACGAATTGTTGCGCTATCCTGAAATGCCCCCCATTGACGTGCATGTGGTACAAAGCGCAGAACCCTGCGGCGGTATTGGCGAAGTGGGTATGCCTACTGTTGCCCCTGCCCTATGCAATGCCTTAGCCGCAGCAGGTCAACGGCCTTATCGTTTGCCTTTGAAGAAAGATGGATATGAATGGGTGTGA